The following proteins come from a genomic window of Thalassoglobus sp. JC818:
- a CDS encoding acetylxylan esterase — MSSCDFRFLAICLSAFVCSAAALNAQDAIYDESLIPEFTLPDPFTTTSGEVVEDADAWINQRRGEILDLFAAEVYGSAPPAPEAVRSELISYHANALGGKAIREEVDLLLGDEDAPLVARMLIYRPQTEEKVPAFLALNFGGNHSIHPDPEITLNKNWMRNKPDSGYENHQATEASRGASASRWPVEKIIERGYALVTIYYGDFDPDFDDGFENGLHGQYPRSGESISPKDWGSIAAWAWGLSRALDYLQESTTIDGERVAVLGHSRLGKTSLWAGASDPRFALVISNNSGCGGAALSRRRFGESVRRINKSFPHWFCDNFLKYDDNEDELPVDQHLLVAAIAPRPVYIASAVEDQWADPHGEFLSALHADPVYRLLGTDGFGGDAPPAEMPEVDQPINSGTIGYHIRSGKHDVTDYDWEQYLDFADRHLKSTAE, encoded by the coding sequence ATGAGTAGTTGCGATTTTCGATTCCTGGCGATTTGCCTGTCGGCGTTTGTCTGTAGTGCTGCCGCTTTAAACGCACAGGATGCTATTTATGATGAATCCTTGATCCCTGAGTTCACGTTGCCCGATCCCTTCACCACCACTTCCGGAGAAGTCGTGGAAGACGCGGATGCGTGGATCAACCAGCGACGCGGGGAAATCCTCGACCTGTTCGCTGCGGAGGTTTACGGATCGGCTCCTCCCGCTCCGGAAGCAGTACGTAGCGAACTCATCAGCTATCACGCGAATGCGCTCGGTGGAAAAGCGATTCGAGAAGAAGTCGATCTCTTGCTGGGAGATGAAGATGCTCCTCTTGTCGCACGCATGTTGATCTATCGTCCGCAGACGGAAGAAAAAGTTCCAGCCTTTCTTGCGCTCAACTTCGGTGGAAATCATTCCATTCATCCTGATCCTGAAATTACCTTGAACAAGAACTGGATGCGGAACAAGCCGGATTCCGGTTACGAAAATCATCAAGCAACAGAGGCATCACGTGGAGCGTCTGCGTCTCGATGGCCAGTCGAGAAGATTATCGAACGCGGATATGCGCTTGTCACGATTTATTACGGAGACTTTGATCCCGACTTTGATGACGGGTTCGAGAACGGACTTCACGGACAATATCCTCGCTCAGGAGAATCGATCTCACCGAAGGACTGGGGCAGCATCGCTGCCTGGGCTTGGGGGTTGAGTCGCGCCCTCGATTACCTGCAGGAGTCGACAACGATCGATGGAGAACGAGTCGCTGTGCTGGGGCACTCTCGTCTCGGGAAGACTTCCTTGTGGGCAGGGGCCAGCGATCCACGATTTGCTCTCGTCATCTCGAACAATTCCGGTTGCGGTGGAGCGGCTCTCAGTCGTCGCCGTTTTGGAGAATCTGTACGGCGGATCAACAAGTCGTTCCCACACTGGTTCTGTGACAATTTCCTGAAGTACGACGATAACGAAGACGAACTGCCTGTCGACCAGCATTTACTCGTCGCTGCGATTGCTCCCCGGCCGGTTTACATCGCCAGTGCCGTCGAAGATCAATGGGCTGATCCGCATGGGGAATTTCTGTCTGCATTGCATGCCGACCCCGTCTATCGACTGCTGGGCACAGATGGGTTCGGCGGAGATGCGCCGCCCGCAGAAATGCCGGAAGTTGATCAACCCATCAACTCAGGGACCATCGGTTACCACATCCGCAGCGGAAAGCACGACGTTACCGATTACGATTGGGAGCAGTATCTCGACTTCGCAGATCGTCATCTGAAATCAACTGCTGAGTGA